Proteins from a genomic interval of Thunnus thynnus chromosome 5, fThuThy2.1, whole genome shotgun sequence:
- the ldhd gene encoding probable D-lactate dehydrogenase, mitochondrial isoform X2, translated as MRKLLFFPGKISVTFRKGPLGYLRQDPTDAAKLLKDNPSLQDKSAPVKEELVKTNALTVVRQRGGDASDKTEVYGEYILQFGKYKGKSFRWLLENDIGYTIYLLKSHEKEEAAGVFMAEGHSKDSLLSFVSYALSFKEIQSLLSYDSKKPVATAAAASEDDQLVGFGSRASNTWREIWDSRDDGYAAFILKKGCAPGTKMHKLQRYLQKKQHPASDPPLTTPTSRAPAEAMVMDEDEELERAMLSISPSKQPQSSVAAAPTSSTARRRQTSGPERVPSATLSTPTELKSSEVDAPALPSIKRPVPLPQQLMFLMPETAGSLPTETTVTVPETLLCSPERSAVPPQPPLPLPAAQRAQSQPSTVPTCPPLQLPGYDHDVSQWNCSQQQRIWMKTELESMGLWPGSIPVSNPMKMVSLWRFPPQPELIDSISDLPSPKYFQLHPFFIWKPENDSLMGRLRNNDTLPCIDGCVRPQVVSAGIGRPRVIVGVTGQYYLLSSRLCCKVCRKRWYADNPLWLENLPKRYTNLLPAILTYKKAICKSVMDELRRTGNSPTDMANQIMEMMHLKYERANLAYLLSCQNIMDGEAGKYDQRTITQFLRQETKPAPFGEYGDSDGWNGISVSAHYLTDCLLHEYQHQEVAIKTLLQGNFGQAFRSDHTRKVARKVTFSSGTMSSYAIMNENWMILSWVMVQSETEKSLKPMYEGLANRYSSAGIEKAQYQWVDRDCCAAFKVAESCTGEHLNWDAWRTTDAIVAEATSGNLLNTCASRCHYNTNITIKLDLFHCMRRFLRECVSEHHPLYSSFAQFLSAAFSVVDQEDLQKLKDAYTFCGIQPANPTKKHIRGHCRTKIPQPEELVQRVEGVFQHFYLAKDPNDVPLFKPSMLKAWRIQRVHILRGCLSDPQVEGGILYRHGGTVQLNHVQGEGAKVPVWIPIRGTSQQEGYHFHQAQWVTGTRISSELFQAQGMTGVARWNYQRLVDLKQPDVRLPAVFDPALIADLNAVSERVFGEEKYPAFRLSSRDTGEKFGLEYVEPDCRPVPLDWDKHRSKTDSTDALSPPPQISPPPVPSELPQSSSTAPTKLFQFPVCPPADVAVKPDVDPSSAPDPQTEPETTYPPPLPQLSSPTAARTGPVKTGGRVFVLDHKRWPAPMKKAIDDLLNKHRGQKDMLKHVDQDYAALVHNSCNDPNSMLHPTTKLHISQYLKHLAKLMNTSSSLNTSPEKLQDRQQLWHSLTVGSETTSVPVVTMPVATVNPPPPAQTLATPLTQDSIEKIVKNIMERQQQQQPQQQPGKKKPQTKTCLSCGQPKSRYENDGSSIHFFFQQGPVRYFYCSNKVFKTYGAEGLTNPKMPFKDFAGTEFFQRELDATKKNVEERGQQKRKRAESQHTGRKCRFCKMELKQGPNSPHIHTGFPGVVGKYIYCPAKVFSIYKDQGMGKEMTWKEFQESQFYEMERQRWEVEKGK; from the exons ATGCGCAAACTACTTTTCTTCCCTGGGAAAATAAGTGTCACGTTTCGCAAAGGACCACTTGGATACCTGCGCCAGGATCCTACTGATGCAGCCAAACTGTTAAAAGACAACCCGTCTCTACAGGACAAGTCTGCACCTGTGAAAGAAGAGCTGGTGAAAACAAATGCTCTCACAGTGGTCCGTCAGAGAGGAGGGGATGCCTCAGACAAAACGGAGGTGTATGGAGAGTACATCCTGCAGTTTGGGAAGTACAAGGGGAAGTCTTTCCGCTGGCTCCTTGAGAATGACATCGGGTATACCATCTACCTACTCAAGAGTCATGAAAAGGAAGAAGCTGCGGGAGTCTTCATGGCAGAGGGACACAGCAAGGACAGCCTACTGTCATTTGTGAGCTATGCCCTCAGCTTTAAAGAAATCCAGTCTCTCCTCAGCTATGACTCCAAAAAGCCGGTtgcgacagcagcagcagcatcagaggaTGACCAGCTGGTTGGTTTTGGCTCTCGTGCCAGCAACACCTGGCGAGAGATTTGGGACAGCAGGGATGATGGCTATGCAGCCTTTATACTGAAGAAAGGCTGTGCTCCAGGGACTAAGATGCACAAGTTGCAGCGATACCTGCAAAAGAAGCAGCATCCTGCCTCTGACCCTCCTCTGACGACACCAACCTCACGTGCTCCTGCTGAAGCCATGG TgatggatgaagatgaagagctgGAGAGAGCGATGCTGAGTATCTCACCTTCCAAACAACCTCAGAGCT ctgttgctgctgcaccCACATCATCAACTGCCAGGCGACGACAGACTTCAGGACCAGAAAGAG TACCATCTGCTACACTGTCCACACCAACTGAACTGAAGAGTTCAGAAGTAGATG CCCCAGCGCTGCCGTCTATTAAAAGACCTGTGCCCCTTCCCCAGCAACTGATGTTTCTCATGCCAGAAACAGCAGGTTCCCTACCCACAGAGACAACTGTCACGGTACCGG AGACACTTTTATGTTCTCCTGAGAGGTCTGCAGTGCCCCCTCAACCTCCGCTGCCATTGCCAGCTGCGCAGAGAGCTCAAA GTCAGCCATCAACTGTTCCCACCTGTCCTCCTCTACAACTTCCTGGCTATGATCATGATGTCAGTCAGTGGAACTGTTCACAGCAGCAGAGGATCTGGATGAAGACGGAGCTGGAATCCATGGGTCTCTGGCCAGGCTCCATCCCTGTGAGCAACCCCATGAAGATGGTATCATTGTGGCGTTTCCCTCCCCAGCCAGAATTAATTGACAGCATCTCTGATCTTCCATCCCCAAAGTACTTTCAGCTCCATCCCTTTTTCATATGGAAACCAGAGAATGACAGCTTAATGGGAAGGCTGAGAAACAACGACACTCTGCCATGTATTGACGGTTGTGTTCGGCCCCAAGTTGTCTCTGCAGGCATCGGTAGACCTCGTGTGATTGTAGGCGTCACAGGACAGTACTACCTGTTGTCATCTAGGCTGTGCTGCAAAGTTTGCCGGAAGAGGTGGTATGCTGACAACCCACTTTGGCTGGAAAATCTTCCAAAGAGGTACACAAACTTGTTGCCAGCAATACTGACCTACAAGAAGGCCATCTGTAAATCAGTCATGGATGAGCTCAGGCGCACGGGCAACTCTCCCACCGACATGGCAAACCAGATAATGGAGATGATGCACCTTAAATATGAACGTGCTAACCTGGCCTACCTCCTTAGCTGCCAAAACATCATGGATGGTGAGGCAGGAAAGTATGACCAGAGAACCATCACGCAGTTCCTAAGACAGGAAACCAAGCCAGCTCCTTTTGGAGAGTATGGTGATTCAGATGGCTGGAATGGGATCTCTGTGTCTGCACACTACCTGACTGACTGCCTACTGCATGAGTACCAGCACCAGGAGGTTGCCATCAAAACACTTCTGCAGGGCAACTTTGGACAGGCTTTTCGCTCAGACCACACCCGTAAAGTTGCGAGGAAGGTAACCTTTTCATCTGGGACCATGTCGTCATATGCAATCATGAACGAAAACTGGATGATTCTTTCATGGGTGATGGTGCAGTCTGAGACAGAGAAGTCACTGAAGCCGATGTATGAGGGACTAGCGAACCGCTACAGCTCTGCAGGCATAGAGAAGGCCCAGTACCAGTGGGTTGACAG gGATTGCTGTGCAGCATTTAAGGTGGCAGAATCTTGCACAGGAGAGCATCTGAACTGGGACGCTTGGAGAACAACTGATGCCATTGTTGCTGAGGCCACTTCTGGTAACCTGCTGAACACGTGTGCATCAAGATGCCATTACAATACGAACATAACCATTAAGCTGGACTTGTTCCATTGTATGAGGCGGTTCCTCCGTGAGTGTGTTTCAGAGCATCATCCCCTGTACAGCTCTTTTGCCCAGTTCCTGTCTGCAGCCTTTTCTGTGGTGGATCAGGAAGACCTGCAGAAGCTCAAAGACGCCTATACCTTTTGTGGAATTCAACCCGCCAACCCGACAAAGAAACACATTCGCGGGCACTGCAGGACTAAGATTCCACAACCCGAGGAGCTTGTTCAGAGAGTTGAGGGAGTATTCCAACACTTCTACCTGGCCAAAGATCCGAATGATGTCCCTCTCTTTAAGCCGTCCATGCTGAAGGCATGGCGGATTCAGCGTGTGCACATCCTGCGAGGTTGCCTTAGTGATCCCCAGGTGGAAGGTGGGATCTTGTACAGACATGGAGGAACAGTGCAGCTGAACCATGTGCAGGGTGAAGGAGCTAAAGTTCCTGTTTGGATCCCCATTAGAGGCACATCTCAGCAAGAGGGTTACCACTTCCATCAGGCTCAATGGGTCACTGGAACACGCATTTCCTCAGAGCTGTTTCAAGCTCAAGGGATGACGGGTGTGGCACGGTGGAATTACCAGCGGCTGGTGGACTTGAAGCAGCCAGATGTTCGTCTTCCAGCTGTCTTTGATCCAGCTTTGATTGCAGATCTCAATGCAGTCTCTGAACGGGTGTTTGGAGAAGAGAAGTATCCTGCTTTTCGTCTCTCTAGCAGAGACACTGGAGAAAAGTTTGGCCTAGAGTATGTTGAGCCTGATTGCCGCCCAGTTCCTCTAGACTGGGATAAGCACAGGAGCAAGACAGACTCTACAGATGCCCTAAGTCCACCTCCTCAAATCAGCCCGCCCCCTGTGCCATCTGAGCTTCCTCAGTCATCATCCACGGCTCCAACCAAGCTGTTTCAGTTCCCTGTGTGCCCTCCTGCTGATGTTGCTGTGAAACCAGATGTGGATCCAAGTTCAGCTCCTGATCCTCAGACAGAACCAG AAACTACATACCCACCACCTCTGCCCCAGCTGTCCTCACCAACTGCTGCTCGCACTGGACCTGTGAAAACTGGTGGGAGAGTCTTTGTGTTAGACCACAAGCGCTGGCCAGCCCCCATGAAGAAGGCCATCGACGACCTGCTCAACAAACACCGTGGGCAGAAGGACATGCTCAAGCATGTGGACCAGGACTATGCTGCTCTCGTTCACAACTCGTGTAATGACCCAAATAGCATGCTCCACCCAacaacaaaattacacatttcacaatatTTAAAGCACCTGGCCAAGTTGATGAACACCAGCTCCTCTTTAAACACAAGCCCAGAAAAACTCCAAGACAGGCAGCAACTCTGGCACTCTCTGACAGTAGGGAGTGAAACAACAAGCGTGCCAGTTGTTACCATGCCTGTCGCAACAGTAAAcccacctccacctgctcagACCCTGGCCACACCTCTAACCCAAGACTCCATCGAGAAGATTGTTAAAAACATCAtggagaggcagcagcagcaacagccacaACAACAACCAGGAAAAAAGAAGCCACAGACAAAAACGTGTCTTTCCTGTGGCCAGCCAAAGTCCAGATATGAGAACGATGGTTCCTCCATCCACTTCTTCTTTCAACAAGGTCCTGTCAGATACTTCTACTGCTCCAACAAGGTTTTTAAAACTTATGGTGCTGAAGGTTTGACAAACCCTAAAATGCCCTTCAAAGACTTTGCAGGGACAGAATTCTTTCAGCGGGAACTGGATGCCACAAAGAAGaatgtggaggagagaggacaacagaaaagaaaaagggcaGAATCGCAGCACACAGGTCGAAAGTGTCGATTCTGTAAAATGGAACTGAAGCAGGGCCCAAACAGTCCTCATATTCATACAGGCTTCCCTGGAGTGGTGGGGAAATACATTTACTGCCCAGCAAAAGTCTTTTCAATATACAAAGATCAGGGCATGGGCAAGGAGATGACCTGGAAAGAGTTCCAGGAGTCTCAATTTTATGAGATGGAAAGACAGAGATGGGAAGTTGAAAAGGGAAAAtga
- the ldhd gene encoding probable D-lactate dehydrogenase, mitochondrial isoform X1: MLLSLKPSRQLQSLRHCFLQCHNIKSGISARIKMRKLLFFPGKISVTFRKGPLGYLRQDPTDAAKLLKDNPSLQDKSAPVKEELVKTNALTVVRQRGGDASDKTEVYGEYILQFGKYKGKSFRWLLENDIGYTIYLLKSHEKEEAAGVFMAEGHSKDSLLSFVSYALSFKEIQSLLSYDSKKPVATAAAASEDDQLVGFGSRASNTWREIWDSRDDGYAAFILKKGCAPGTKMHKLQRYLQKKQHPASDPPLTTPTSRAPAEAMVMDEDEELERAMLSISPSKQPQSSVAAAPTSSTARRRQTSGPERVPSATLSTPTELKSSEVDAPALPSIKRPVPLPQQLMFLMPETAGSLPTETTVTVPETLLCSPERSAVPPQPPLPLPAAQRAQSQPSTVPTCPPLQLPGYDHDVSQWNCSQQQRIWMKTELESMGLWPGSIPVSNPMKMVSLWRFPPQPELIDSISDLPSPKYFQLHPFFIWKPENDSLMGRLRNNDTLPCIDGCVRPQVVSAGIGRPRVIVGVTGQYYLLSSRLCCKVCRKRWYADNPLWLENLPKRYTNLLPAILTYKKAICKSVMDELRRTGNSPTDMANQIMEMMHLKYERANLAYLLSCQNIMDGEAGKYDQRTITQFLRQETKPAPFGEYGDSDGWNGISVSAHYLTDCLLHEYQHQEVAIKTLLQGNFGQAFRSDHTRKVARKVTFSSGTMSSYAIMNENWMILSWVMVQSETEKSLKPMYEGLANRYSSAGIEKAQYQWVDRDCCAAFKVAESCTGEHLNWDAWRTTDAIVAEATSGNLLNTCASRCHYNTNITIKLDLFHCMRRFLRECVSEHHPLYSSFAQFLSAAFSVVDQEDLQKLKDAYTFCGIQPANPTKKHIRGHCRTKIPQPEELVQRVEGVFQHFYLAKDPNDVPLFKPSMLKAWRIQRVHILRGCLSDPQVEGGILYRHGGTVQLNHVQGEGAKVPVWIPIRGTSQQEGYHFHQAQWVTGTRISSELFQAQGMTGVARWNYQRLVDLKQPDVRLPAVFDPALIADLNAVSERVFGEEKYPAFRLSSRDTGEKFGLEYVEPDCRPVPLDWDKHRSKTDSTDALSPPPQISPPPVPSELPQSSSTAPTKLFQFPVCPPADVAVKPDVDPSSAPDPQTEPETTYPPPLPQLSSPTAARTGPVKTGGRVFVLDHKRWPAPMKKAIDDLLNKHRGQKDMLKHVDQDYAALVHNSCNDPNSMLHPTTKLHISQYLKHLAKLMNTSSSLNTSPEKLQDRQQLWHSLTVGSETTSVPVVTMPVATVNPPPPAQTLATPLTQDSIEKIVKNIMERQQQQQPQQQPGKKKPQTKTCLSCGQPKSRYENDGSSIHFFFQQGPVRYFYCSNKVFKTYGAEGLTNPKMPFKDFAGTEFFQRELDATKKNVEERGQQKRKRAESQHTGRKCRFCKMELKQGPNSPHIHTGFPGVVGKYIYCPAKVFSIYKDQGMGKEMTWKEFQESQFYEMERQRWEVEKGK; this comes from the exons ATGTTGCTTAGTTTGAAACCGAGCCGACAGCTGCAGTCTCTTAGGCATTGCTTCCTGCAATGTCACAACATAAAATCGGGAATCAGCGCCAGA ATAAAAATGCGCAAACTACTTTTCTTCCCTGGGAAAATAAGTGTCACGTTTCGCAAAGGACCACTTGGATACCTGCGCCAGGATCCTACTGATGCAGCCAAACTGTTAAAAGACAACCCGTCTCTACAGGACAAGTCTGCACCTGTGAAAGAAGAGCTGGTGAAAACAAATGCTCTCACAGTGGTCCGTCAGAGAGGAGGGGATGCCTCAGACAAAACGGAGGTGTATGGAGAGTACATCCTGCAGTTTGGGAAGTACAAGGGGAAGTCTTTCCGCTGGCTCCTTGAGAATGACATCGGGTATACCATCTACCTACTCAAGAGTCATGAAAAGGAAGAAGCTGCGGGAGTCTTCATGGCAGAGGGACACAGCAAGGACAGCCTACTGTCATTTGTGAGCTATGCCCTCAGCTTTAAAGAAATCCAGTCTCTCCTCAGCTATGACTCCAAAAAGCCGGTtgcgacagcagcagcagcatcagaggaTGACCAGCTGGTTGGTTTTGGCTCTCGTGCCAGCAACACCTGGCGAGAGATTTGGGACAGCAGGGATGATGGCTATGCAGCCTTTATACTGAAGAAAGGCTGTGCTCCAGGGACTAAGATGCACAAGTTGCAGCGATACCTGCAAAAGAAGCAGCATCCTGCCTCTGACCCTCCTCTGACGACACCAACCTCACGTGCTCCTGCTGAAGCCATGG TgatggatgaagatgaagagctgGAGAGAGCGATGCTGAGTATCTCACCTTCCAAACAACCTCAGAGCT ctgttgctgctgcaccCACATCATCAACTGCCAGGCGACGACAGACTTCAGGACCAGAAAGAG TACCATCTGCTACACTGTCCACACCAACTGAACTGAAGAGTTCAGAAGTAGATG CCCCAGCGCTGCCGTCTATTAAAAGACCTGTGCCCCTTCCCCAGCAACTGATGTTTCTCATGCCAGAAACAGCAGGTTCCCTACCCACAGAGACAACTGTCACGGTACCGG AGACACTTTTATGTTCTCCTGAGAGGTCTGCAGTGCCCCCTCAACCTCCGCTGCCATTGCCAGCTGCGCAGAGAGCTCAAA GTCAGCCATCAACTGTTCCCACCTGTCCTCCTCTACAACTTCCTGGCTATGATCATGATGTCAGTCAGTGGAACTGTTCACAGCAGCAGAGGATCTGGATGAAGACGGAGCTGGAATCCATGGGTCTCTGGCCAGGCTCCATCCCTGTGAGCAACCCCATGAAGATGGTATCATTGTGGCGTTTCCCTCCCCAGCCAGAATTAATTGACAGCATCTCTGATCTTCCATCCCCAAAGTACTTTCAGCTCCATCCCTTTTTCATATGGAAACCAGAGAATGACAGCTTAATGGGAAGGCTGAGAAACAACGACACTCTGCCATGTATTGACGGTTGTGTTCGGCCCCAAGTTGTCTCTGCAGGCATCGGTAGACCTCGTGTGATTGTAGGCGTCACAGGACAGTACTACCTGTTGTCATCTAGGCTGTGCTGCAAAGTTTGCCGGAAGAGGTGGTATGCTGACAACCCACTTTGGCTGGAAAATCTTCCAAAGAGGTACACAAACTTGTTGCCAGCAATACTGACCTACAAGAAGGCCATCTGTAAATCAGTCATGGATGAGCTCAGGCGCACGGGCAACTCTCCCACCGACATGGCAAACCAGATAATGGAGATGATGCACCTTAAATATGAACGTGCTAACCTGGCCTACCTCCTTAGCTGCCAAAACATCATGGATGGTGAGGCAGGAAAGTATGACCAGAGAACCATCACGCAGTTCCTAAGACAGGAAACCAAGCCAGCTCCTTTTGGAGAGTATGGTGATTCAGATGGCTGGAATGGGATCTCTGTGTCTGCACACTACCTGACTGACTGCCTACTGCATGAGTACCAGCACCAGGAGGTTGCCATCAAAACACTTCTGCAGGGCAACTTTGGACAGGCTTTTCGCTCAGACCACACCCGTAAAGTTGCGAGGAAGGTAACCTTTTCATCTGGGACCATGTCGTCATATGCAATCATGAACGAAAACTGGATGATTCTTTCATGGGTGATGGTGCAGTCTGAGACAGAGAAGTCACTGAAGCCGATGTATGAGGGACTAGCGAACCGCTACAGCTCTGCAGGCATAGAGAAGGCCCAGTACCAGTGGGTTGACAG gGATTGCTGTGCAGCATTTAAGGTGGCAGAATCTTGCACAGGAGAGCATCTGAACTGGGACGCTTGGAGAACAACTGATGCCATTGTTGCTGAGGCCACTTCTGGTAACCTGCTGAACACGTGTGCATCAAGATGCCATTACAATACGAACATAACCATTAAGCTGGACTTGTTCCATTGTATGAGGCGGTTCCTCCGTGAGTGTGTTTCAGAGCATCATCCCCTGTACAGCTCTTTTGCCCAGTTCCTGTCTGCAGCCTTTTCTGTGGTGGATCAGGAAGACCTGCAGAAGCTCAAAGACGCCTATACCTTTTGTGGAATTCAACCCGCCAACCCGACAAAGAAACACATTCGCGGGCACTGCAGGACTAAGATTCCACAACCCGAGGAGCTTGTTCAGAGAGTTGAGGGAGTATTCCAACACTTCTACCTGGCCAAAGATCCGAATGATGTCCCTCTCTTTAAGCCGTCCATGCTGAAGGCATGGCGGATTCAGCGTGTGCACATCCTGCGAGGTTGCCTTAGTGATCCCCAGGTGGAAGGTGGGATCTTGTACAGACATGGAGGAACAGTGCAGCTGAACCATGTGCAGGGTGAAGGAGCTAAAGTTCCTGTTTGGATCCCCATTAGAGGCACATCTCAGCAAGAGGGTTACCACTTCCATCAGGCTCAATGGGTCACTGGAACACGCATTTCCTCAGAGCTGTTTCAAGCTCAAGGGATGACGGGTGTGGCACGGTGGAATTACCAGCGGCTGGTGGACTTGAAGCAGCCAGATGTTCGTCTTCCAGCTGTCTTTGATCCAGCTTTGATTGCAGATCTCAATGCAGTCTCTGAACGGGTGTTTGGAGAAGAGAAGTATCCTGCTTTTCGTCTCTCTAGCAGAGACACTGGAGAAAAGTTTGGCCTAGAGTATGTTGAGCCTGATTGCCGCCCAGTTCCTCTAGACTGGGATAAGCACAGGAGCAAGACAGACTCTACAGATGCCCTAAGTCCACCTCCTCAAATCAGCCCGCCCCCTGTGCCATCTGAGCTTCCTCAGTCATCATCCACGGCTCCAACCAAGCTGTTTCAGTTCCCTGTGTGCCCTCCTGCTGATGTTGCTGTGAAACCAGATGTGGATCCAAGTTCAGCTCCTGATCCTCAGACAGAACCAG AAACTACATACCCACCACCTCTGCCCCAGCTGTCCTCACCAACTGCTGCTCGCACTGGACCTGTGAAAACTGGTGGGAGAGTCTTTGTGTTAGACCACAAGCGCTGGCCAGCCCCCATGAAGAAGGCCATCGACGACCTGCTCAACAAACACCGTGGGCAGAAGGACATGCTCAAGCATGTGGACCAGGACTATGCTGCTCTCGTTCACAACTCGTGTAATGACCCAAATAGCATGCTCCACCCAacaacaaaattacacatttcacaatatTTAAAGCACCTGGCCAAGTTGATGAACACCAGCTCCTCTTTAAACACAAGCCCAGAAAAACTCCAAGACAGGCAGCAACTCTGGCACTCTCTGACAGTAGGGAGTGAAACAACAAGCGTGCCAGTTGTTACCATGCCTGTCGCAACAGTAAAcccacctccacctgctcagACCCTGGCCACACCTCTAACCCAAGACTCCATCGAGAAGATTGTTAAAAACATCAtggagaggcagcagcagcaacagccacaACAACAACCAGGAAAAAAGAAGCCACAGACAAAAACGTGTCTTTCCTGTGGCCAGCCAAAGTCCAGATATGAGAACGATGGTTCCTCCATCCACTTCTTCTTTCAACAAGGTCCTGTCAGATACTTCTACTGCTCCAACAAGGTTTTTAAAACTTATGGTGCTGAAGGTTTGACAAACCCTAAAATGCCCTTCAAAGACTTTGCAGGGACAGAATTCTTTCAGCGGGAACTGGATGCCACAAAGAAGaatgtggaggagagaggacaacagaaaagaaaaagggcaGAATCGCAGCACACAGGTCGAAAGTGTCGATTCTGTAAAATGGAACTGAAGCAGGGCCCAAACAGTCCTCATATTCATACAGGCTTCCCTGGAGTGGTGGGGAAATACATTTACTGCCCAGCAAAAGTCTTTTCAATATACAAAGATCAGGGCATGGGCAAGGAGATGACCTGGAAAGAGTTCCAGGAGTCTCAATTTTATGAGATGGAAAGACAGAGATGGGAAGTTGAAAAGGGAAAAtga